One window of the Rhipicephalus microplus isolate Deutch F79 chromosome 2, USDA_Rmic, whole genome shotgun sequence genome contains the following:
- the LOC119178208 gene encoding uncharacterized protein LOC119178208, whose product MMVSPRLRKLLPLMAVSFSFFAATGSLSPFLNLHLRTVGLSDEEAVLVTTAAAFASLLGPVLVGLVAEKRRAYRSSLVLSLVLAASGYSALLAVPPVVRIPRSPLLEFDCPSGLYLERCPEWDACTASELNPLGLATFRVSNCHYQCGGNRSVRQPIHFCFLSHEGNLCIIHEAGTRDNSTTEFGASFLAKTARTLADVSVSKFIEHPGRSGDELVDVCSFDLLAPIVVNQKQFDDYECRPQPDGCTIRCSVAVADNLGRRMQSARCIQVEGDPQLTFWATLALRVFADVWLVTALYLVEAVTVLSINDFTGLYGRIKFWAALGVVVSTLVTGVLLDSELSDDYSPAVFVFDGLALVSCILALFLPAVEDNKVGLHYGLGEEPRFCSLDTSVLFLVVLVLGTVWGYLETYLHWMYAEMGATHLLVALSLALPMGCALPFLAIAKNLVRNIGRANLIVFGFLFYATRAAGLSFVTARWWITPFEAMETFTLPVLWVALVAYAQKVVPSTQRLTIQCILIILHFCIGRGTGTITGFFLNAKFGQRATFRGVAVVCACTGLLFLFLYHTCLRRRHSAAMPATVNGGWYQMQNSRANGDTPVHRPMMGDQDDSDTGGFEDCRKN is encoded by the exons ATGATGGTCAGCCCTCGTCTGCGGAAGTTGCTTCCGCTCATGGccgtctctttttctttctttgccg CCACGGGCAGCCTGAGTCCCTTCCTGAACCTGCACTTGCGCACCGTCGGCCTCTCGGACGAGGAGGCTGTCCTGGTGACCACAGCAGCCGCGTTCGCCAGCCTGCTGGGTCCCGTGCTCGTTGGGCTGGTGGCCGAAAAGCGGCGCGCCTACCGGTCCTCGCTGGTGCTGTCGCTCGTGCTGGCGGCATCGGGCTATTCGGCGCTCCTGGCCGTGCCCCCCGTGGTGCGCATCCCGCGGAGCCCGCTGCTGGAGTTTGACTGCCCCTCGGGCTTGTACCTGGAGCGCTGCCCCGAGTGGGACGCCTGCACGGCGTCCGAGCTGAACCCGCTTGGGCTGGCTACGTTCCGAGTGTCCAACTGTCACTACCAGTGCGGCGGCAACCGCAGCGTGAGGCAGCCCATACACTTCTGCTTTCTCAGCCACGAGGGCAACCTGTGCATCATCCACGAGGCCGGCACGCGGGACAACTCCACGACCGAGTTTGGCGCCAGCTTCTTGGCCAAGACTGCGCGCACGCTGGCCGACGTGAGCGTGTCCAAATTCATTGAGCATCCAGGGCGGAGCGGTGACGAGCTGGTGGACGTGTGCAGCTTCGACCTTCTCGCGCCCATCGTGGTCAACCAGAAGCAGTTCGACGACTACGAGTGCCGGCCGCAACCCGACGGCTGCACCATCCGCTGCTCCGTGGCGGTGGCCGACAACCTCGGCAGACGCATGCAGTCGGCGCGCTGCATTCAGGTGGAGGGTGATCCGCAGCTCACTTTCTGGGCCACGCTGGCGCTGCGGGTGTTTGCCGACGTGTGGCTGGTTACTGCCCTGTACCTCGTCGAGGCAGTGACGGTGCTCTCCATCAACGACTTCACAGGTCTTTACGGACGAATCAAGTTCTGGGCCGCGCTGGGCGTCGTCGTATCCACGCTCGTCACGGGCGTGCTGCTCGACAGTGAGCTGAGTGACGACTACTCGCCGGCGGTGTTCGTCTTCGATGGGCTCGCGCTTGTCTCGTGCATTCTGGCACTCTTCCTGCCCGCCGTCGAGGACAACAAGGTCGGCCTGCACTATGGACTCGGCGAAGAGCCCCGCTTCTGCTCGCTGGACACGAGCGTGCTCTTCTTGGTCGTGCTCGTGCTAGGCACGGTGTGGGGCTACCTGGAGACGTACCTCCACTGGATGTACGCCGAAATGGGCGCCACTCACCTGCTGGTGGCGCTGTCACTGGCGCTGCCCATGGGCTGCGCGCTTCCTTTCCTGGCCATCGCCAAGAACCTGGTGCGCAACATCGGGCGCGCCAACCTGATCGTGTTCGGCTTCCTCTTCTACGCGACGCGCGCCGCCGGGCTCTCCTTCGTCACGGCCCGCTGGTGGATCACGCCCTTCGAGGCCATGGAGACGTTCACGCTGCCCGTGCTTTGGGTCGCACTGGTCGCGTACGCCCAGAAGGTGGTGCCCTCCACCCAGAGGCTCACCATACAGTGCATCCTCATTATTCTTCACTTCTGCATCG GCCGTGGGACGGGAACCATTACGGGCTTCTTCCTGAATGCCAAGTTCGGTCAGCGCGCCACGTTCCGCGGCGTGGCCGTCGTGTGTGCCTGTACGGGCCTGCTCTTTCTGTTCCTCTACCACACCTGTCTGCGCAGAAGACACTCAGCCGCCATGCCCG